A window of the Oryza brachyantha chromosome 5, ObraRS2, whole genome shotgun sequence genome harbors these coding sequences:
- the LOC102711068 gene encoding DNA replication complex GINS protein SLD5: protein MSSWEDDDSAAAAAATTDVELLKRAWRNEKASPEILRFDSPLVSRVREQIQLLEETLDDFAESGVDDLVVSLYQMDLDRTLFLLRSYLRLRLQKIEKYTVHISKSEHLLSRLSQQEQRFAKSCTEVMEKHLEQSVLSKLPYGYDSITRQSLSSTEDDMVPEPQLDTFVFCKTKSDVGAFQLDDIGEEVVDLVADDLYVLRYKSIKGLVESGQIDLI from the exons ATGTCTTCTTGGGAAGACGACGactcggcggccgcggcggcggcgaccactGACGTGGAGCTCCTGAAGCGAGCGTGGCGCAACGAGAAGGCCTCCCCGGAGATCCTCCGCTTCGACTCCCCCCTCGTCTCCCGCGTCCGCGAGCAGATCCAGCTCCTC GAGGAGACGCTGGACGACTTCGCGGAGAGCGGCGTCGACGACCTGGTGGTGTCGCTCTACCAGATGGACCTCGACCGCacgctcttcctcctccgctcctacctccgcctccgcctacAAAAG ATTGAGAAGTACACGGTGCACATCTCCAAGTCTGAGCATCTCTTGAGCCGGCTGTCGCAGCAGGAGCAGCGCTTCGCCAAGAG CTGTACTGAGGTGATGGAGAAGCATCTCGAGCAGTCGGTGCTGTCGAAGCTTCCCTATGGGTATGACTCCATCACGAGGCAATCGTTGTCGAGCACGGAGGATGACATGG TTCCAGAGCCCCAGCTAGACACCTTCGTCTTTTGCAAAACCAAGAGCGATGTAGGGGCCTTCCAGCTAGATGATAT AGGTGAGGAGGTTGTGGATTTGGTTGCTGACGACTTGTATGTCCTTCGGTACAAGTCCATCAAGGGCCTCGTCGAGAGCGGCCAAATTGACCTTATTTGA